Part of the Citrus sinensis cultivar Valencia sweet orange chromosome 2, DVS_A1.0, whole genome shotgun sequence genome, GTCATGTACTAGGGCATCAAAACGACAACAAAATAGAGTGTAACGGTGTTGTGGGATACCAAAACGATCATCATCACCAAGTTCAAGTAAATGGAGTCTCATCAGATTCAAAGGTCAGCGATGGATTATCACAAAGTGTTGAAGCTTGTGCTTCTGGGTTTCAACTGCCGCTTCATTATCCTCGATACTCGAAGGCTGATTATGAGAAGATGGAGGACTGGAAGCTTGACATGCTTCTCAGAGAATATGGCCTATGTTTCCAGGGGACTCCTGATGAAAAGAGAGCATTCGCAATGGGAGCATTTTTATGGCCAGATCAATATTGACTTATAACCAGCTCTAGGTTTTGATTTGAGATATCCTTACAGTACTATTGTCgcttaattatattaatcaCGCATGTGTTTATACTTTATCATAAGGCGCATATGGTTTTGTTATTCTTGTTTATGTAACATGGTCTttctcttaaataaaaaagtaacttACTTGAcgggaggggaaaaaaaaaaaaactagttgTACTTATATTACTTTTTCTGTAATATGTGTGTATGGCTGTATGCAAGTGTAcgtctatatatatacacgctCCTTCTTATGTTATAAGTTTTAGCCCTGATTTCTGGTTTCAAGGCATCATAtgatttaaatgaatttagattaattaagttaaaagcATTTTTGTGAAGAAGATCATGTTTTAGTAGacatcttaaaattttatctcaaaatttcGTAATGTTCATAAAGTAGAGAGTAAAactatgtaattaattaattcacctaaaagaaaaattatcaattactTAATGAATAACATATCACATATCATATCCTTTGACATGAAActtcatataaaatttttaaaaatacgtaacaatattatttctcttttgCCAGCGATAcatatgataaatattaattagtgGTGTGTAAATGTTAACTAAGAAATTAATGCCTCGCAGCATGCTCTAGTCAAAGttcattgaaaataataattaataataatgcttTGCTTTTACACAAGCAATTTGTAGTGCTCCTTGTTTATTCACTTGAAAGAATTATAGATTCAAATTCAGTGATCGATTGGCGAAAAAGTGTGATCTGAATTGAAGTTAAGTATTCGAATGGTTATTGATGTACTAGCTAGAAACATCAGAAGTAAGCATGCAGAatatctattaaattataatttcgtCAAAAGATTAATACCATTtcgttttcatttattattatttttgaatcaacattattattatgtcTTTTCGTGTCGAAATTTTGTATACtactaatatatttaaatatttttttcgtCAATAATACCATAGTGTGCTAGCATGAAAATGACATGGACATTAGTCAATGGAGTGCACATGTAAAATTATTCCCGGTTTTTCAAGAAGTTTATTAATTGTATAGTCCTAGCCAGCTATGGCAAACAAAAATTTAccgaataaattaaattcaacaattaattgggatggttttgtttctttcttgatCCTACTAGTGTAGTTTAATTTAATGACATTACGTACATCAGCAGTTTCTTGACAAAGAAGAAAGCTAACCTGGATTAGCTTGGTTTGCTTGAAAATTGAACCGGAAGAATTTTGCTTGTATTGCAGGGTACTGCGTGTACGGCAGACAAGAGCCCCTGTTTGAGGGGGCGCAAAGAAATTTGGTAGTAAAAACAAGTTCAAAGTTGCTTGTTTTTGCCGCTTTTTAACATTTCATACATCTAAAGAATTCTCTATACGTATCGATCGTATAGCTTTTAATTAACGGGaatgtattatatataatattgggCCGAAGCTTGCAACAGAAGGAACAAAATCGTGCAACACACGATGCACAAAACAAAGCTCAATTCATATCTCTCATTAAAGGAGTGGAGcccacaaataattaattcccAGGGTCAATTTGGGTTTGTAGGCTCAGTTTACTGTGGGATTGATTGGGGATTTGTGGTGGAGACTGGAGAACACCGAACAATAACAAGAACAGCTAGAAACTTCTATAAGGATTGATTGAGCGCAGGGTTAAATTTGCTGTAGAATGGTTTTTCATATTGACAGCAGGAAAGTAAATCCCTTGATTTTCTTTCTGGCCACAATTCTTGTCCGAGTTCCACACGTCATGGTGGAAAGAAAATCAGTAAGGCCATATCTGTAATTTCATGTATAGCCCATGAAACTGTAGTAGGCTCTCATTTCAGGGCAATaagattatataaataaataaagagggTGCCTCCGTGTCATTTGCACCCGAAACACCGAAGGCAAAGACACCGACCCAGTTGAAAGCACTTGTAAGAGAAGTTACCCTTTTTTCACTCTCGCACACAAATTAAACAAGATAACCAAAAGTCCCAAGACCGAGATATGGATGAATTCAAGGAGTTGGAGCTTCAAGCTTTTGACGAGCACAGCCTGAAGTTGAACAAGAGCCGCTTCCTTAAAAGGCGTGTGCAACTTGTTGTCTCAGTCTCCATATTTTCTCTGATTCTTTGCTACTCCGCAGGCTTTCCTCAATCCTCCAATGTCTGTTTCTCCACGTTCCTTTTCTCATTCTTCACCCACACTCTCGAGAGGAAGTACGTGTTCCTCATTTGCAATGGAATCCTTGCTCTTCTTGCGAAAACCAGCTTGGTCTCTTGCAGCACTTCGACACCAGCGTCGGCTTACGTCGCTGGTGATGATGGTGACGATTCTCAGCGTCTTTCGGCTTCCGATTTATTGCGAGAGGTGGAAGCATCCGTTGATGTTAATAACGAACTTCCTCCCGCGGCAAATGGTGCACTTGTAGCtgaacaagaacaagaagaaagcGAATTGTTTGCAGAAGAAGTAATAcaagagaaacaaaaagaacaaGTCCAAGTCACAGAAGGCACTCAAGTTTCGATGCCAGAAGATGAAGAACCTGTGGTACCAGAAGAAGGGGCAAAAGCACAAGCAGTATATGAACCAACTACGGATGAgttaaacaagaaaattgaagAGTTTATAAGGAAAATGAAGGAAGAAATCAGGATTGAAGCTCAACAACAGCTTATTGCagtataattttcattaatctaAAATCAACAATTGCCAATCTGCTTTCTTTCCTTGTTTAAGATGACTAATTAGTAGTTACGCCTTCAtgtttttatcttataattagTCCTTTCTGCTGTTGTTTGTTTGTAGAGTTTTGATCCCTTCTTCTATGTCATCTTTTTGGAAAGTTTAATGTGGATGCCGTGTACACATTTCTTTCATGCTATATTTCTAGCTAGTTTAATTAGCACTTCTTTAATAATTGTctgttcttttatttcaattatgttagcTAGATTACCGTATCTGTAAGGTAGCATTCTCCCGATACTTGATTTCCTTGAATTGCAgtgagaataaaattatacctACTGTTACTTTTGGATGATTCGCGGCTTGAATTTTATGGAAAATACTAGAAAGAACGGCTTTacaagttaaaaaagaaaaaagaaaaaaaaagtgaagatCTGTTTACTACGATTCAATTATAATAACTAATTGGTCAAATCATTGTATTTTCACACAGAAGGTCAGGATGAAAACTAGTGTAATAAAGATACATTTTCAAAGAAATATACCAGTGCAAAGAATATCCCCACTAACAAATATTGTTGTGCACATACATGATTTGAGCTTAATTGGACATATCTTTCATGTCATTCTTAATTTGATTCTTCCAACAGATGTTGTGATGAATTTTCTATTAAGATCGGTAGATTATAGCATGGAATCCTCCAGATCTAAACCTCAAACTTGAGAGGAAACCACCCTATAATAcatgaaagaagaaaaaaaaaaattgatagattccgaatgaattagaaaagaaaaagttcgTTTGACAGTGGCAAAAATGAGAACAAATCTTTATATGAAGTCATAAATCTTTTTCAAATGAATGATTTTGTAAGACCCACAAAGATATGCACCCATTGGAAATTATAAAGGAGAACCAGATTCTAAAGCCTATGCAAATTTCCATGATTTGCGAATATCATAATCAGGTATTAAAACCTCTTAAACCAGCTTTAATACACCCCTTTCGTTAAACCAACATACCTTTAATACACCTCTAATCCATggaccaaaaaaatataattataccAAATGACCCTGGCCGACTTTCCATATGCTTCCATTTCCATGAAGCCAAACACGCCCCTATGGCCCTCTCATGAACACGGAACACCACAAGCTTTTGCTCATAATGCAATTTTATTGTAGCCGCCCGACGCTTTAGCAAAATGTGGGCCCATCCCAGGTTTCTTTAGTTTCGAGCCTGGGACAGAGATATTAACAAAAGCTTGTTCGAGATACACAAAATATGATCATGGTCACGGAcaccaaaaaaattcaattatagaAGCATAATGCAAATTTTGAGAATGACAGTTTTTGGCAAAGCTAAAACGACAATCaacattatatatttaacagcAGGTAAGTATTGCCATTTGTCATGAACCACTTTGTACAGAATGAAAACCGACCAGTCGATGAGGTTCTTACACTTATGTGGCTAGAACTTTGCagctttttttattgatctcttttgacaaaatttaatttacaaatatgaGGGACATTGGTCATGGACATTTTATTAGGGAGAGACCCTCTTCtgaatgaaaaatgaagagtATTGCGATTGAATCCATATCATATCAAATGCA contains:
- the LOC102615451 gene encoding uncharacterized protein LOC102615451; protein product: MDEFKELELQAFDEHSLKLNKSRFLKRRVQLVVSVSIFSLILCYSAGFPQSSNVCFSTFLFSFFTHTLERKYVFLICNGILALLAKTSLVSCSTSTPASAYVAGDDGDDSQRLSASDLLREVEASVDVNNELPPAANGALVAEQEQEESELFAEEVIQEKQKEQVQVTEGTQVSMPEDEEPVVPEEGAKAQAVYEPTTDELNKKIEEFIRKMKEEIRIEAQQQLIAV